The following nucleotide sequence is from Enterobacteriaceae endosymbiont of Donacia provostii.
AACAATTTTATCATTAGTAATGATAGCTAAAATTTCTTTTTTTTTTATTTTAAGTAAATTTTTTTTTATCATTATAATTGTATTTGGACATTGTAATCCTCTTATATCTAAAACATAATTTATATTTTTAGAAAATAAATTTTTTTTAAGCATTTTAATATATTATTCAGATTAATAAATAAAATATTTTATTATATTAAAATATTTTATTAAAAAATTCATAATTAATTTTATTATTAAATAAGGTGTGTTTATGAATTTAGAAAAAAAAAAACAATTAGCTCTCGAAAATGCTATTACACAAATAGAAAACCAATTTGGTAAAGGTTCTATTATGAGATTAGGAGATAATAGAACTATGGATATAGAATCTATATCTACAGGATCATTATCTTTAGATAAAGCATTAGGTATTGGTGGATTACCAATTGGTAGAATTATTGAAATATATGGACCTGAATCTTCTGGAAAAACTACTTTAACATTGCAAATTATTG
It contains:
- a CDS encoding sulfurtransferase TusA family protein, which translates into the protein MLKKNLFSKNINYVLDIRGLQCPNTIIMIKKNLLKIKKKEILAIITNDKIVNIDIKNFCYFMKFCIIKKRISKIPYFFLIQKI